AGAAGGGTGGAGGATGGGCCAGGGCAGCCAGGGCTCTGAAATGACTTTCTACCAAACTCATTTGGCCCCACTGCATCAGCCTTATTTCCTGTTGATGTCAGATAGGCCTTAATTGGAATGGGAGTATCACAACTATAACTGAGATCACCACTGACCAATGTCTTGTCTCAAAGGACTTCTTACTAGGTCTTCCATAGAATTAAGCCCAGGACAATCAGAGTTCTCCCTGACTGCTGAGTCCAGGACAACAAGGGTTCTCCCGACTGCTGCCTTGGAGCCTTCTAACTTGCTTAAACCACTGATTGGGATGAATGGGGAAGCAGATGAGGGAGTATGGTGGGAGTCCATGACTGCATAGTGGTATGCTCTTTACCCAGAACCTGCTGCCAGTCAGCATCCTGAGGACTGAGGACTAAGGCTTCACAGGAAAAGGGTTTTGGGTTGGAAGCCAAAGCCCATTTTCCTTCCAAATTTCCAAAGGTCTTTTGGATGGGGGAGAGCACTGAGGAATAAAAACTCTAGGAGAAATGATGCTGGAAAGAGTGGGCAACCCTGTCAGGCTAGTAAGAACTAACAATGTGGCCCTGGAAAATGAGGAACCTGGCAGATAAAATGagggctggaggctgggaaaGTGGTGGATATGGTTGTTCAGGCTCAAAGTTGGGATAGAAAAGAGTGCTTCAACAGGAAGGAGTAATGGTTATGGTATGAAAGTGGTACTGGGAGCAGGGGGAACACTGAGCAGACTCAAGTGCTGAGGCAAGAACAGTGGTCTCTTTATAGAAAAGAAAGGGCACAGGATGGTGTTAATTAATTCCCCTTCTTTGTGACAGTTCTGGGCTCCAGCCTGGATATGAGAAAAtttactcctcctccttcccttcctggaTTATGCTGGAGCCCTGGACTAAGACATTGACCTCAGTCCCagtccctttccttctcccccaGTATCTTCATTGATAAAGCAAAAGACTTGGACTAGATGCACTGTACTATTCTAGAATAAgaagtttctttgtttctttttctgtttccaaagCTTTCTGGTAGAAGAGGACTCCCAATAGTGTCCCAGAGGGATGTGCAGCAGGATCACAGAGTTTTTCTTCTTGCACTATAGAAACCCACCCTCTATTCTATCACTATTCCTAGTGactgatgattttattttacatagtcCTTGAGACTTCTcagtctccttttcttcttccttttttttttttttggtggtggtgggtattgaagcttgaacccaggggcaccttaccactgagctgcatccccagcccttttatattttcttttgagatagggcgTTGCTAAGTTtcgtagggccttgctaagttgctgaggatggcctggaacttgtgatcctcctgcttcagcttcccaagttgctgggattacaggtgtgccccccACCCTTTTGCTTCTCCTTTTCAATTGACTAGCCTCTTGTGTTTTTTAACCCATCTTTCCATATTGGAAGGTAGCTTAGGCAGAGGGACATGGAGACAATCTTAGGGGTCCACACTCAAATCTTTTACTCAAGCTCTGGGCTGAGATTTGAAGTACTAAGCACCACTCTTTCTGAAAGGAATTTAGTGAAATTTCATCAAAAGCATTATCCATAACTCCATTTTCTTGGTTCAAATAAGGAATTCTGAGCCATTGCTGCCAGGTACTACATGGTGCCCATCTCTCTTTGCTGATGCCCTGGCCTGCATGctcttctgaggtcttctggcCCAGGTACAGTTATGTGAAGTTGGTGGTTACACCCATGACAGCCCACAGAAGTCTCTGATAATGAAGACACCTGGGACTCTGAAAGTCCCAGCTGCCCCTGCACACACTTTACAATCTTCAATTAGGAATCCAATCTCTTTTCACCCCTTTCGGGGCACTTTACAATCTAGCCTTCCTTCCCTCTTGTGGATAAAGTGCTCCTGAATCCTTATAGTTCAAAACAAGGCTTCCGGTCCCCCCAAATCCCCTTTCCAAAGATTCACCCTCTAGAATGGACTGGAATCCTCTAAAGTCCAGCAGCTGGTGACAGACCAGGGCCAGTAATGGCTGGGGACTCAGCTTACTCCATCCAATAGTGTATGTACAGGGGCCGAACTCCTTTGGCCTCTCCCTTCCTAAACTTCTCCTTTCCCGAAGAGtactcctcctccacttcctccttcaGTTCCTCTAGGGAGGCAGTGGGAGTGCCCAAACATGAAACCAAGAGGTCTGTGCGGGCTGCGAAGTTGGCTTTAGTCATAGATGAATAACGCCCGTCTCTGGTCTACCCCAAGCTACAGAGCTGCTTCCCCTGGTTCAACTGGTCTGTGATAGAGCAAGAAGGCCGAGGCACCCAGTACCGACGCTTTGGAACCGGGGTTTTACACTGGGCTGAAAAATCGGACGCACGGTTCCGCgggccagccccagcccagactcGCATAGAGCCACGCGAACAGGAGGGTGGGGCTGCCCACCAACTCTCCACGCGGCAACTTACCGGGCAGGGGCGGGATTCCAGCGACCGCCCCTTGCCCGACGCCGGcaacccctgtctcccacctggTCCCGGCGCGGCCTGCGGACCAGAGAGGTGCGCGCCGTGAAGTACTGCTCGAGCTCCGAGTCCGAGTCCTCCTGGCTGCAGTAGCCACTGCTTGTCGTGCTGCTCCAGGTCATCTCGAAAGAAGGCGTTTCTGCCTCACTCATCGCCGCGCCCGCTTGGTCCCCTAGTTCTACGAGTCGGTAGCCTCCAACCACCGCCCCGGCGCGTGTGCGTTCGTATCAGTGTGCGCTTGCGCTGGGGCCAGCGCAACACCGCAACCGTTAAGACTGAAACGTAGACAGCCAGGATCTAGTTCTTGTCTCATTGGGGGAGGAACTCTGGGGGGCGGGGACAGACGAGCTGAGCCTCCAGGAATGACCTCATTGCCCAAGCAGCTTAACCCAcctccaggccccacctcccagggGGAATGTGTTGCAGCGTGTGCGCATGTGCAGGGACGCCGCCTCAGGACTGGACGTAGTTGTGGAAGTGCGCATGCGCCTGGTTCGGAACTGCCTCAGTGGCATCCTTGGGCAGTCCGCCAAACCTACGCGCCAAATTAGAGTTGTGCTGCCGGAAAACCGGCTATTAGAACTATTACTGAGCCCAGTGCCTGTGCTGTCCGCGAACGTCTGCGCTGTGGCCTGCCAGTCCGCGCGTCTCCCCTACCCGTACCCTGGGAGACTGGGGCCTTCTCTCACCACGTTAGTGTCACGTTCTAGCGCGGGGTCCCAGCCCAGGTCCCGGGGTCCGCAGCAGTCCAAGCAGACGAGAGCGCGGCAGCGGTAATGGCAGGTGAACTTGCAGTCTGCAAAGAGGGCTGGCGTGAGGTGGAGGAGCTCCAGCTCCTGAAAATGTCCTGGAAACTGAAGGGGAATCCCCAGGATAATAGCCATTGCCCACCGTTGCCCACCGGACTCGGCATGACCAGACTTATCTCATGCCCAGTTACTGCCCTCTATTATGCAGATCTAGTGTTGGTCCCCGGGCGTGTCTGGAAACTGACTGGAAGGCCTCAGGTGGTTAGGGATTTAAGCCTGCTCAACAGTTTTCAGTCTCTAACGCCTAGCACAGAACTTCCTTGGTCCATTTACttgaaggagaaaacaaaatcttttaaCCTACGATCTTCTCTGATTATCATTTGCCCCCTCAGACCAAAATACTGGTTTACATTCACGTAAATGTTCATCCTCACTCTTCTATCCACTCTAGTCAGGCTTGCTTGCCCAAGCTTGCTTGCTCCAGGAAATTGCTCTGAGCACGGTCCTCAGCGGTCCATTCTCCATTCTATACTCCTCAGCATCATTTAATACTAGTTCCCCTTTACTTCCAGAGACCACATTCCAGGTTTTCCTCCTGCTTCTCTGCAGCTCCTGCTCACCTTCTTTGCTGGTCTGTCTCTCCTTCCAGATCTAATGGGATGTCCAGGGCTTAGTTTAATCACTCCCCTCCTCTATCTACACTCGCCTGATTGATTCGTCCTTTGCCCCTACCTCTTGCTGGAGACCCAAACTgtcctgtttctcattttcaTGGCCACTTTATTTTACTGGGAGAACACTGCAAGGTCCCAGCCCTTATTCCTTTTTTGTAGCCTGTCTGTGCTTTTCCACCTGAGTTTGTGACATATTCCTGTACTGGATGAGAAGGTCTGCATATATACACAGGTCTAGGGCATCATTCCTAAGTTCCTGTGTGGGTCAGTGTACCAAATCTCAGTTTAGGGTGCACATTAGAATAACACCACACCCACCCCATCCCAGCGCTCCTaaggagagtttttaaaaaaattatggataCCTAGGGCCCACTTCCAACAACCGACTCAAAGGTCTGAGATAGGATTCAGGCATAAGGAGACAAGAGGGCTGTAAAAGTGCTCCCCCTGATTCTAGCTGTTCTGAACAGCTAGAACTTCTACTTGCTGGTGATTCCCAGGAGGGCAGAAGGACCATGTTTTAGTTCCATGTTTTAGTACCTAGTTCATTGTTAACAAGATAGTTACTTGCTAAATACTGATTCACTGGGACCAAGATAGGTGTTTGTTAAATACTCAACAAAATTCCTGTTTTCAGGGTTCCACCCAAGGTTCTAACTTTTTCTAGGCCCCTTTCCATAGGTGGGTAACTTCCCTTCACCTCAGGAATTCTAGAGAGAGAATGAGTGAGTGAATTATTGTGAAGAGGCAGACCTGGGAATATGGGATAAGAGAACCACAACAGCTTTCTTAGGGGTCAAGACACTTAAAAGAACTACTTAAAATCAGCACCTTATTATTTAATGTACTGCCTCTGCCCAACTGTGCCCCAGCCATGGATGGAGTGCGACTAGGGATAAACCATCTTCCTGCACTCTTTTCTACGATGGGGCAAGGTAAGGTACCTGGTCCCGGGGTGGTCCCTACAGACTCCCTTCACCATGACTTGACCCGCAGCTATGGCACTGCCCCTTGGCCACCCGTTTGGCTCTCGCTGGCGTGCGGAGCCGCTACTCACACGCGCACTGGAGGCCCTTGCGCACGACGCCCCAGATGAAGTCGCCGCAGAGGTCGCACCACGTGTGCGTGGCGGGCCCTGCGGGCTGGAAGCGGTGGCCACGGCCCAGGACCTGTGCTGGGTTGCGCGTAGTGCCGGGCGAGATGCGCAGCGCATTGGCACGCTCCAGGCGGGTGCGGCCTGGGCTGATGCGCCCAGAGGATGCGAGCTCTTGCAGCTCAATGAGCTCTGGCTTCGCCGACATGGCCCAGTCGGACCCAGGTTTCAGCCGGCTCTGGGCGCTAGCTAGAGCGGGGCGGGAGGGGCCGCAGGGCGGGCCTCGACTTTGGCACCGCCCCCAGGATCCAGGCAGGGCAGAGGGAAAGAGCGGGGAGAGCGGCCAAATAGAAACCTGTTAGAGCTGACAGTGTTGGCCTGCAGGCGGAGCTGGATGGAGGGACTTTCTCGAAGaaccctttccctccctttccttttatCCTCCATTTCCGCACGCCCAGACGACGACGACCGAAAAGTGCCACACGGAGACAGGAATGTTTCTGGGGGTTAACTTTACTGTGCTAGAGGAAGAGGGTCCCCACATCCGGCCCtctcccacagccccacccccaccccacccaggccGCCTGCCCCAGTTTTCTGAGACTGCATCCTCCCCTCGCCCTCCGCCTATCTGCTGGGTGGGGCAGGAAGTGGGGAGCCTTCATCTGTGGGATGTGGGGGTAGCTCAGCAGCTCTACTTGACTGGCTGTGCTCACCACCAGGGAGATTGGGGTCCAGTAGAGGGGTAGAGGCCAGACAGAGATCCTGAGGTTCAGGGGTGCATTCGGGTTGGGTTGTATTGGACGGCCCTCAGCGGCTGCAGCCCTCACTTAGCTTTGCCACCCTGGGCTGCCAGGACACAAGCCTTCCCATGCTTCTCCCAGTGCTTGACTTGGCACTCCCTGCAGGCAGGTGGGCCAGGTGAGGATGGCAGTGCTGGGGTGAGGATCTGGGAGTGGGGTTTAGGGGATTAAGGTCATCCTAGGATACCCTCACCTGCAGCAATACCACTCATTCTGGCATCTCGAGCAGCGCTTGGAGGCCTCTGCATTGCAGTAGGCGCAGCGGGGCCTCTCTGGAGCCACTGCTTCTAGCACATCCAGCCTGTAGGTCTCAGCCCACCTAGTGGAGCAGTCAAGCAGCCCTCACTGGGTTTGACAGGTTGGAACACAGAAACACCCTTGCCCAGTCCTTGCCTCCTGATTTCCATCCACCCCCTTTGCCAGCTCAGATGTACTTACCTTCGAGCCTGTAGCCTAAGGTCCTGCTCAGAGGGGTTGAACACATGCCGAAGCTGATGCTTGGCAATTGCCTGCCATTTGCCTCTATTCTCTTGCTCTAGCCGCTCCCAGATTTCTGGGATCTAGGGGAGAGTAATAGAAGGGACAGGAAGAAGCTGGCAAAGTGGACAGTGGTCCTGAGTGATTAACTTTCCAGATGCCTACCTGTTCCAATACCAGTTCCTTCTTAGGGGCCTGGGTTTCAACCAGGGCCAGGTGGGCCAGAAAACTTTGCAGGTCTGCCAGGTTGGGCAACTGGTCAAGTAGTGTGTCTGTCAGGAAGGCCCGAAGCTGCAAGAATATCCAGGGAAAGCCAGTGTGAAATGGGTGCTGGCCAAAGGAGCAGGGAAAGTGGACTAAGGGTACCTGTGGGGCTAAGGGTACCTGTTCCACCAGGTCACCTGAAGCTCAAATTATGAAAGGTGGACTAGGGTGGAAGAAGATGGGCAAAGGTGACCAGCAGGGATTCAGTAGGGGTGGGATGAAGTGGAGCAAGTGCTGGGCTGTGGGGACTAGTCGAGGGGAGCTCCCCACCTTGAGTAGCTGTCCCTTAGCAAAGCTTGTGAGGCAGTAGCGGGCCCGGGCCTCGGGGCTTAGCAACAGGTTGTACAGGGCGATCCACACTTGCCCATCCAACTTGCTCAGCTTTTGCTGCTCTGGGGGGGTTACTGTCTGCCAATGACCACCCTCGAATCTTTGCAGCTTGCCTAGGGAGAAGACCCAGCACACTGGATGTAGCCATCTTTGATCAAGCCAGCTGTATGTACTGTGGAACTTCCCACAGGCTGGGCAAGGTGGGAGGGCCACAGGACTTGTCTAGGTTGTGGTTTTGCTGGCCCCAGAGCAGGATGAATGCTCGGTAGTGGACTCATGAGCCTTGCCTGCTGCAAAGCCAAGGTCTCATCCCATCTTGGGTGAAGCATTCTGGTAAACTCTGTGGGCTGGGGGTAGGGTAGGGTTTGAACTGCAGGTTTCCCACTTTAATCTGAAGGATGTTCTAGTAGCAATGGGCTGGGGCTTAGGTAGGTGTGGGGGGAAGATCTTACTTCCTTCCCGCCGGCTCCAGGGACTGTGTTCCAGTAGTTCCACCAGGAGACAGGGTAGGTTGTGGGTGCTGAGCATGCGGCTCAGGATGCTCAGTGAAAGGctaggggtgggggtggcaggcAGGGAGGTGAGCAGAGGCTATAGGCACAGTATTCTGTCCCTCTACTGTAGGCCCCAGACTTGGGAGGACTGCCTACCTGTCTACACAATCTGTGATGTAGCGCAACACTGAGAGAGCCTTCAGTGAGATCTCAAATTCCATTAGTTCTGCCTGCTTCTGCAGCTCCTGCGGGCACACAGTGTTCAAGCTAGACCACCCCCTGCTGCACAGGCCTTGGGAAACCCACATCTAGGCTTTGCCAACCCCAGAAAACCTCAGTCCACCTGCATAGGGGTACCATCCTGGGGCCCTTCTTCCTCATGGGGGCCACCACGGCCAGTTTGGGCCACCAGCAGTGTCAGTTTGCGATGGCAATAATCCACCAGGTCCAAGATGGTGTCTTCTGCTGACTCACATACCTCctgagggaaaggaggagaggaaactTTCTGTCTCTGATGTCCTCTCCACATAGACACAATCAAATAAGACCTGCCCAGAGCAGTGGCCCCTGGGCAGGAATAGTGCCTTACCTTGTGGAAGAACACAGTCTCTAGGAGGTTGATAATGGAGGCCTCATGGTGTACCTATCAAAAAAAGGGGAGGACAGGGCCTGGGCTGCAAGATAGGCATAGGGACTACCCAGGCATTCTGTCTTCCCTGGGCCATGGCTCTCTGCTCTAAAGGGATGAGGTGTGCGCCAGGGACCCAACTCACCACCATGTATATGGGGAAAGTGTTCTGGGGCTTGAAGTCCTCCACTTTGCATAGCACAGGGAATACCTTCTGCTTCCACATCTCCACTGCAATTAGCTCTTCCACCAGTGTCGGGATCTTTGAAGCATGGGGAAAGGACAGGAATGAGGTGAACCTTCTTTGCCTAGCAACCCTCCCATCCCTGGCTCTGTTAGCTCATCTTTCAAACTTCCCCAGGTCTCTAGACTCTCCCAGGCCCTACAAGTACCCTTCCTGACTTTTCTCCTGCATCTTAGACCTTTAATTCCAGATGTTCCAACATCTATGGGGACACTCCCCTGCTACCTGTGACTAGCCCTTGCTCTGTCCCAACTGCCTTGCCTCTCTGCACCTGCACTCTTATCCCCTCCTCCCTATCTCTTTTAGGCTAGCCCTCCTGCTCATGCCCTCCCTTCTTGTCCTTGTCCTCTGACCCTCCAAGGCTCTTGTATGCCTAAGTCTCATTCTTACTCAAGGCCCTTTACAGTGCCCTATTTCTGCCCCATCCCCTAATAGTGTGCTCTGCCTTTTTCTTGTGGAGAAATCTTTTGTCAAGTGATATCTCAGGTCATCTCCCTTTTTTCTAACTCCCCAACCCTCATGTTGGAAAGGCTGTTTCCTTTCAAGTCAAGGCACCACTCCCACTTCAGGGGGAGTCCTCCTCTGGAGTCCTCCTCTGGTCTTATTGCAGTTCAGGGTGACTTTAACACTTGGGTCTCCCCCCTACAGCCTAAGCTGTTCTAGTGTCCATGACTTTCCCCCTAATCAATCCATGTCCTAACACAGGTCTGGCATGCCTGGGTCTTGTCTAATTGGGGGACAAAAGGAAATGCAACACATTCCTCTTTCCCCTTCAGGGAGAACAGTTATACCAGGCCAGAGGGAAGAGCAGGCATCCATGTGTTCCCGAGGGGTGTAGTGGGTATtgtgggagggaaggcaggaatACTGTCTGTGACCTTGGGGTACCTTCCCATGGGTGACTAGCAGCTCCTGGATGGGCTCGCCTTGGCTGACAGTAGCATCAAGGATGGCTTGCATGTTCAGCTTCTCCAGGTTCTCATGCTGCTGGTTCCACCTGTTACAGAGGGTATGTATGTGTATCTGGGCACACATGTGTACATCAATTTGGGCACACATGTGTGCATCAGAAGTGAGGCTAGATCCTATTGAAGCCAAATCTGATCCTGAGGATCCAGAAGGGGCTTAGGAGCCATATactcctatctttttttttttttttttaaatataggagtataggagagagagagagagagagagagagagagagagacagagagagagagagagagagagagagagagagagaacttttttttttaaatataggagtataggagagagagagagaaagagagaactttaatatttattctttaaatcactttaatattcattctttaatcatcagcagacacaacatctttgttttatatgtggtgctgaggatcgaacccgggccacacgcatgccaggcgagcgcgctaccgcttgagccacatccccagcccccatatacTCCTATCTTGAAGAGCTTTGCCTCTCCACCTGGGGGCCCCCTCACATTGAGCAACCCCTTCCCCAATGTCAGTCCCAAGCTCCCCCCATTCAAGGACCTGGTAACTCTGTCTGACCCAGTTGCCTCACCCTTCAGAGCCCATCTCGCGCAGGGGGAAACTGCGCAGACCCCGCACCAGTATGTCAGCTTCCCCGGGCAGCAGCAATTCCAGGTCCATGTTGGGGCCAGAGTCTGGCTGACTTCGGGTAGCAGTTGGGGCGGAGGAGATGATACACTTTAGGAGGACAGACTTCAGCAGGTCTGGACTCTGAGACCGGACAGTTGCCTGTTGGTTGGAGCGCGTGCGTCCTCGCCGCCATGGAAACAGCTTGGCGTCTGCGCAGTGAATCCTGGGTCCACCTATGCCGGTGACTCCTGGAGTCTGGAACCACCCTCGCCCCCGCTTGCCACGCCTACTCCGCTGCCAATAGTAACCCTACTGCGACTGTCATAAAGTTTTCTTCCTCACAACCAGGTGCGCCCGCGAAGTCTCTCCTGAACTCCACCAACTCTTTCCCTAATTGTCAAGTCAACCAGTGACCCCACCAGCTCCTCCTGCAGCTGGACTGTCTTGATCCTCTCGGATGTTCCTCTTCATGGCTTCCTCCTTATTTCTTGTACCCAGCATCACCAGTTGGATCTACTCCCTAAGTATTGCCCAGGACCCACAACGTCGTTCCATTCTACTTCAGACTGCTATTACTTTAATGGGGGTAGCTGCATCAGCCTTTTCACTAGATCTACTTCCACTCTGGACCCTTCCCAGCAGCCAGGATTCTTAAAGATGTACATCAGATATTACTCCTTTGCAGGAGGGTGGTTCTGCGATTATCTCTGGCCCTCAAAATACTGGATTAGGGActggcttgtagctcagtggtagtgtgcttgcctagcacgtgtgaggcactgggttcaatcctcagcaccacataaatataaataaaggtattgtgttcatgtaccattaaaagtgtatatatttaaaaaatactgccGGTGTATTCCAGGggctcagagactgaggcaggaggatcacaagttcaaagccagcctcagcaaaagtgaggggctaaaagcaactcagtaagaccttgtctctaaataatatacaaaatagggctggggatgtggctcagtggccgacagcccgagttcaatcctcggtaacCACCCCCGccgccccccacaaaaaaatactGGGTCAGATGTGGCTTCCCAGAGTTTTGCAGTTTCTACTTCTTGCCTTTCTCCTACCTCAGGATTTAGACGTGGGGTGGGGGGCGGAGAGCTGtgaggatactggggattgaacccaggcctagCACATgaaagttctaccactgagctgcattccccatccctttctattttagagacaggatcttgctaaattgtccaggctggcctcaaactcgcaatcctcctgccttggcctcttgagtagctgggagtaGAGGCATGTGTCATCATGCCTGGAAGTCTTTGGCTTGTATTTTTGGTTCTCTTTGGTCTCCCATGATCCAGTCCCATGGGCTTGCCTTGGGTTCCTCATACATGCTTCAGGGTTTTGCATTTGTTTCCTTCTATTGGAATACTTTTCCTAGTTCAAGGCTCAGTTTAAATCACTTCACCTAGGTCTGTTTTGCTTATCTAATCCAGAGCAATCCCTGCTTCCCTCGGA
This window of the Ictidomys tridecemlineatus isolate mIctTri1 chromosome 3, mIctTri1.hap1, whole genome shotgun sequence genome carries:
- the Zmynd10 gene encoding zinc finger MYND domain-containing protein 10; its protein translation is MDLELLLPGEADILVRGLRSFPLREMGSEGWNQQHENLEKLNMQAILDATVSQGEPIQELLVTHGKIPTLVEELIAVEMWKQKVFPVLCKVEDFKPQNTFPIYMVVHHEASIINLLETVFFHKEVCESAEDTILDLVDYCHRKLTLLVAQTGRGGPHEEEGPQDGTPMQELQKQAELMEFEISLKALSVLRYITDCVDSLSLSILSRMLSTHNLPCLLVELLEHSPWSRREGSKLQRFEGGHWQTVTPPEQQKLSKLDGQVWIALYNLLLSPEARARYCLTSFAKGQLLKLRAFLTDTLLDQLPNLADLQSFLAHLALVETQAPKKELVLEQIPEIWERLEQENRGKWQAIAKHQLRHVFNPSEQDLRLQARRWAETYRLDVLEAVAPERPRCAYCNAEASKRCSRCQNEWYCCRECQVKHWEKHGKACVLAAQGGKAK